The DNA region GAACTTGGGATActtacgctcagtctccgcaagataaatagacatgctgcggtctggaaagacgcggtcgcatgtctgtctctgcagggaagccggagccgtctgtgcacgcatagtggacatgggatttcttgaaatcccatccactacgctgtaacatctggccgctgcaggtgtacgcagcgtccaaccagcagtgtttactgaccgtgggaatatACCATAatgacttttaaagggaacctgtcagcagttttggccgatataagacacGGCCACCGCCTCtcagggcttatttacagcattctataatactgtagataagccccccccccccccccccagtccgaactgaaagataagaaaataaGATTATAATCACCCGGGGCTGTCCGGTGGGTGTCGTAagtccgggtccagtgcctcccattttCTTGCGGCGCTGCCCTCTTGTTGCTTCATTGCTTCCTGGCATCGcgttcctgtgcaggcgtacttatctgccctgttgagggcagagaaaagtactgcagtgtgcaggcgctaggcctctctgacctttccaggcgcctacgcactgcagtactttcctcggccctcaacagggcagataagtacgcctgcgcacgcAGGAGCACGATGCCAGGAACCATGacacaagcaggagggcggcgatcataagaagatgggaggtgccagacctgcgacacccatcggaccagaccaccccctcgggtgagtataataaaacttatttttcatatctttcaggtcggaccggggtcttatctatagcattatagaatgctgtagataagccctgaaaggcagcggccgtatcttatatcggccaaacatggtgacaggttcccttcaagccgGATTGTAGGACACAAACGTATGAGCTGCTGCTAACTGCAGGATACATTTGCCTACAAATGTAGCACTTTAATTTCTCTTTGTCACATTCTACTCACTTGGTATCAAAGTAGATGGAATAAAAAACTGACATCATACATTCCATTTTTTGTGCATCTTGTTAAGTACCCATTCCCCAGTGAGATGGGGATGTAAATGTGGGTAAAGGAGACACTAGGTCCCTACAGAACATGTTATAGAAAGTAGACTAAACCACAGCACCGAACACTTACAGGAAGAAGTGAGCAGCTGCAGAGAACCTACAATGAAAAGTTTGATTTCCTGTCATTGGTATCTTGCATGCAATCATTTACACAAGCAGTTTTTTTGGTTGCACTTCTAGTGTAATGTTTCTGACCAAAAGCCAGGAGGCATGAATCCAAGACAAGGAAAcctatgaaggaaaaaataaataaaacactacCAAACGTGAGCGATGTCTGCTTTACACAAAACGTACAACAagcaatggaattttttttttttccgagtgGTGCGAGAATCAACTGAACTTTTCACCTCGGTCGTAGCCGCTAATATAAATATGACAACGCCGGCTTCATGATGAGCAGGCCTGGGAACACGATGACAAATCTCTTGTGCTAGCTAATAAAATAGTGAATACCTGTGATCATATCCATTATGCAAGCCAATGCAGATGAGGAAAACCACAGTAAAATCTCAATGAGCTGACTTCAATTCCAGACCATCTCAAATAAAACTAAAGCTGGTTACATGTGAGACTCAAGGATCACGGTCTGCCAAGAAGCCGAGGGACTGAAGCCACCGGGACTGCACTTCTGGGCTGAGGTTGGGTGGGAGCACAGGAAAATCCATACAACAAGAAGGGAAATTGTGACATTCAGATCCCACCAAGTGAATAATACAGGATGCCTGTTATGTGTCAAGGACAATAGTCCCAACATCTCACAGGCCTAAGACACAGAAAGTCTACAATGGGGAAGCAAAGACGGGAAACTGACTTCACAGGAATATTTCATGTGACAACAGAATACAATGACAGTGATGCCATTCTCACCTTTCATCTTCTCCATCAACCAAAGGAGTGGTCAGGGGTAAAGACTTCAAAGGAAGTAAAGATCCCGCTCCTTGAAGACCACCACTTGTATCCAAAGAGGACCCCTCCAGGACATGCGGTAGGCCCACCATTGAATGCTCCATCAAACGCCGAGCATCCTCAATCTGACTTGCCACTGACTGAATAAGAGATGGTGCAAAGAAATGACCAGCACTACCAGCCATCTGAAGAGCAATATTTTGTGCAATGGGTACACTTGCAATAACTGGAGCATGATTTCCACTCTGGACCAAATTCCCATTTTGAGGTGTTGGAAGTTGAGGAACAGTAGGTGGTGGGCCCAGGGTGGTAGCAGCAGGTGATATTCCAGTAGGTACACTCGTCCCCAGCTGTTGAACGGCTGGAACATTGGTAGCTGCGGGTAAAGGACTGACTGCAGGTACTTGCGGAGTGGTCATTCCCTGTACAGCGGTGGGTTCAACAAGTTGAGTTGGAGGCTTTGAAGGGAGCAGAGGATTTTGAGGTGCAATCATTACAGGAGGTGGATGAGTAGGAGCGCCAACTGGTATCCCCTGTGTGGGAGGAAGTACCGGCTGAGAAGGAGCTGGAACACTTTGCTGCATAAGAGATGGTGTAGTTTGACTGGTAGATACCTGGTGCACTGCAGTTGGCAGATTGCCTTGCTGCATAACACCTACAATTTGTCCACCAGTTGCCGGTATTGTGGGCTGAGTGTGTACCACAGGCTGGGTTGGAGCTACACAGGTTGGTGGCGCTTGTGCTGATACAGACTGTATCTGTCCCTGCAAAACTTGTGCTTGGATAACAGGTACTGATGCTGCGGTACTACCCACTCCAGCTGATGCAGACAGTATAGGAGCCACTCCTGTCTGAACAATTTGGGGATGCTGCATGTATTCGGGTAAACTCCCTGGCACAGAACTCTGATTTGTTGGCATGACATGCCCAGTAGTCATTTGAGTTGGAGCAGTTTGTGGATGTGCATATTGTATCGTTGGAGGCTGTTGCTGAACAGTCGGCAGACTTTGTAAGGACTGTGCCGGTTGAGAATATGGCAACTGTGGTGGGATCATCGTAGAAACTGCTGGTGGCTGATGCCCTATAGAAGATGGGACACCAAGTATGCTAACAGCAGCTGGCTGCACACCAACAGGGGCATTCATAGCAGCTGGCGCAGCCTGTCCTACTTGTTTCTGGGGAGAATAAGTGGCATCTTGTGAATGTATCTGTAACTGTGCAAGCTGAGGCTGGGAAACACTCTGTGGTATATTTGAAGGTGGGACATTCTGGGTGAGAGGGTTGCTGAAGTCTATCTGCTGGGGTCCCAGTGCTTGAAATCCTTGCATTGCAGGTGTCCCCATTTCGCCACTTCCAACACTTTCTGTGTAGTGACTCAGAGTGCTGATATTGCTACTCACTGAGCTCCCACTGGTGCTCTCTCGCTCAGACGTCATCTCAAGTGGGTTTTGTTTAACGCTCTCCACTGCTTTGTTGACCGCAGATCCCTCTGaagcagctgctgcattttctttGTCATAGAACTCCATACATGTCCATCTGCCTTTTCTGAACGGTTCTGAACTGGAGTCTAACTTTACAACT from Ranitomeya variabilis isolate aRanVar5 chromosome 3, aRanVar5.hap1, whole genome shotgun sequence includes:
- the TSC22D1 gene encoding TSC22 domain family protein 1 isoform X1 — protein: MHQPEPSADLAGRKMAQPADLPRRGSGTGATPSAVSTTGGPGGGGHSLASDEYQSPLLVQPPPPASSSSPGPQQHPPQTLNLMAQPMVQSGAQIKKKSGFQITSVTPAQISASMSSNNSIAEDTESYDDLDESHTEDLSSSEILDVSLSRATDLGGPERSSSEETLNNFQEAETPGAVSPNQPHLHQHLPANVQNILINGNVHHLHHHHHGLPMPTHHGLSSASVPAASHNPTSVKLASQGSTETAAPVSSAAPPVGTMPPIVRKASGPVSAGVSPATGSGTTHNVNIQNVSSVAAPVGPVPTSVNVSSTSVTSTSNVSAVSGNVNPHLGSSGNGNIAASSIPSNATSAPVGPAAGQQQAAPSAAATSRFRVVKLDSSSEPFRKGRWTCMEFYDKENAAAASEGSAVNKAVESVKQNPLEMTSERESTSGSSVSSNISTLSHYTESVGSGEMGTPAMQGFQALGPQQIDFSNPLTQNVPPSNIPQSVSQPQLAQLQIHSQDATYSPQKQVGQAAPAAMNAPVGVQPAAVSILGVPSSIGHQPPAVSTMIPPQLPYSQPAQSLQSLPTVQQQPPTIQYAHPQTAPTQMTTGHVMPTNQSSVPGSLPEYMQHPQIVQTGVAPILSASAGVGSTAASVPVIQAQVLQGQIQSVSAQAPPTCVAPTQPVVHTQPTIPATGGQIVGVMQQGNLPTAVHQVSTSQTTPSLMQQSVPAPSQPVLPPTQGIPVGAPTHPPPVMIAPQNPLLPSKPPTQLVEPTAVQGMTTPQVPAVSPLPAATNVPAVQQLGTSVPTGISPAATTLGPPPTVPQLPTPQNGNLVQSGNHAPVIASVPIAQNIALQMAGSAGHFFAPSLIQSVASQIEDARRLMEHSMVGLPHVLEGSSLDTSGGLQGAGSLLPLKSLPLTTPLVDGEDESASGASVVAIDNKIEQAMDLVKSHLMYAVREEVEVLKEQIKELNEKNSQLEQENSLLKTLASPEQLAQFQAQLQNGSPPSSSSSSSSSSSQPVTSTTAPAQTTLQSSGPSA
- the TSC22D1 gene encoding TSC22 domain family protein 1 isoform X3 yields the protein MHQPEPSADLAGRKMAQPADLPRRGSGTGATPSAVSTTGGPGGGGHSLASDEYQSPLLVQPPPPASSSSPGPQQHPPQTLNLMAQPMVQSGAQIKKKSGFQITSVTPAQISASMSSNNSIAEDTESYDDLDESHTEDLSSSEILDVSLSRATDLGGPERSSSEETLNNFQEAETPGAVSPNQPHLHQHLPANVQNILINGNVHHLHHHHHGLPMPTHHGLSSASVPAASHNPTSVKLASQGSTETAAPVSSAAPPVGTMPPIVRKASGPVSAGVSPATGSGTTHNVNIQNVSSVAAPVGPVPTSVNVSSTSVTSTSNVSAVSGNVNPHLGSSGNGNIAASSIPSNATSAPVGPAAGQQQAAPSAAATSRFRVVKLDSSSEPFRKGRWTCMEFYDKENAAAASEGSAVNKAVESVKQNPLEMTSERESTSGSSVSSNISTLSHYTESVGSGEMGTPAMQGFQALGPQQIDFSNPLTQNVPPSNIPQSVSQPQLAQLQIHSQDATYSPQKQVGQAAPAAMNAPVGVQPAAVSILGVPSSIGHQPPAVSTMIPPQLPYSQPAQSLQSLPTVQQQPPTIQYAHPQTAPTQMTTGHVMPTNQSSVPGSLPEYMQHPQIVQTGVAPILSASAGVGSTAASVPVIQAQVLQGQIQSVSAQAPPTCVAPTQPVVHTQPTIPATGGQIVGVMQQGNLPTAVHQVSTSQTTPSLMQQSVPAPSQPVLPPTQGIPVGAPTHPPPVMIAPQNPLLPSKPPTQLVEPTAVQGMTTPQVPAVSPLPAATNVPAVQQLGTSVPTGISPAATTLGPPPTVPQLPTPQNGNLVQSGNHAPVIASVPIAQNIALQMAGSAGHFFAPSLIQSVASQIEDARRLMEHSMVGLPHVLEGSSLDTSGGLQGAGSLLPLKSLPLTTPLVDGEDERLNGSEEICF
- the TSC22D1 gene encoding TSC22 domain family protein 1 isoform X4 — encoded protein: MHQPEPSADLAGRKMAQPADLPRRGSGTGATPSAVSTTGGPGGGGHSLASDEYQSPLLVQPPPPASSSSPGPQQHPPQTLNLMAQPMVQSGAQIKKKSGFQITSVTPAQISASMSSNNSIAEDTESYDDLDESHTEDLSSSEILDVSLSRATDLGGPERSSSEETLNNFQEAETPGAVSPNQPHLHQHLPANVQNILINGNVHHLHHHHHGLPMPTHHGLSSASVPAASHNPTSVKLASQGSTETAAPVSSAAPPVGTMPPIVRKASGPVSAGVSPATGSGTTHNVNIQNVSSVAAPVGPVPTSVNVSSTSVTSTSNVSAVSGNVNPHLGSSGNGNIAASSIPSNATSAPVGPAAGQQQAAPSAAATSRFRVVKLDSSSEPFRKGRWTCMEFYDKENAAAASEGSAVNKAVESVKQNPLEMTSERESTSGSSVSSNISTLSHYTESVGSGEMGTPAMQGFQALGPQQIDFSNPLTQNVPPSNIPQSVSQPQLAQLQIHSQDATYSPQKQVGQAAPAAMNAPVGVQPAAVSILGVPSSIGHQPPAVSTMIPPQLPYSQPAQSLQSLPTVQQQPPTIQYAHPQTAPTQMTTGHVMPTNQSSVPGSLPEYMQHPQIVQTGVAPILSASAGVGSTAASVPVIQAQVLQGQIQSVSAQAPPTCVAPTQPVVHTQPTIPATGGQIVGVMQQGNLPTAVHQVSTSQTTPSLMQQSVPAPSQPVLPPTQGIPVGAPTHPPPVMIAPQNPLLPSKPPTQLVEPTAVQGMTTPQVPAVSPLPAATNVPAVQQLGTSVPTGISPAATTLGPPPTVPQLPTPQNGNLVQSGNHAPVIASVPIAQNIALQMAGSAGHFFAPSLIQSVASQIEDARRLMEHSMVGLPHVLEGSSLDTSGGLQGAGSLLPLKSLPLTTPLVDGEDER
- the TSC22D1 gene encoding TSC22 domain family protein 1 isoform X2, which gives rise to MHQPEPSADLAGRKMAQPADLPRRGSGTGATPSAVSTTGGPGGGGHSLASDEYQSPLLVQPPPPASSSSPGPQQHPPQTLNLMAQPMVQSGAQIKKKSGFQITSVTPAQISASMSSNNSIAEDTESYDDLDESHTEDLSSSEILDVSLSRATDLGGPERSSSEETLNNFQEAETPGAVSPNQPHLHQHLPANVQNILINGNVHHLHHHHHGLPMPTHHGLSSASVPAASHNPTSVKLASQGSTETAAPVSSAAPPVGTMPPIVRKASGPVSAGVSPATGSGTTHNVNIQNVSSVAAPVGPVPTSVNVSSTSVTSTSNVSAVSGNVNPHLGSSGNGNIAASSIPSNATSAPVGPAAGQQQAAPSAAATSRFRVVKLDSSSEPFRKGRWTCMEFYDKENAAAASEGSAVNKAVESVKQNPLEMTSERESTSGSSVSSNISTLSHYTESVGSGEMGTPAMQGFQALGPQQIDFSNPLTQNVPPSNIPQSVSQPQLAQLQIHSQDATYSPQKQVGQAAPAAMNAPVGVQPAAVSILGVPSSIGHQPPAVSTMIPPQLPYSQPAQSLQSLPTVQQQPPTIQYAHPQTAPTQMTTGHVMPTNQSSVPGSLPEYMQHPQIVQTGVAPILSASAGVGSTAASVPVIQAQVLQGQIQSVSAQAPPTCVAPTQPVVHTQPTIPATGGQIVGVMQQGNLPTAVHQVSTSQTTPSLMQQSVPAPSQPVLPPTQGIPVGAPTHPPPVMIAPQNPLLPSKPPTQLVEPTAVQGMTTPQVPAVSPLPAATNVPAVQQLGTSVPTGISPAATTLGPPPTVPQLPTPQNGNLVQSGNHAPVIASVPIAQNIALQMAGSAGHFFAPSLIQSVASQIEDARRLMEHSMVGLPHVLEGSSLDTSGGLQGAGSLLPLKSLPLTTPLVDGEDERKRSAKFNTDYASFKIGSHYKGRFTQPYQIFWLKLTIFYLFIFLQQLLIIYKMGN